From a single Sorghum bicolor cultivar BTx623 chromosome 5, Sorghum_bicolor_NCBIv3, whole genome shotgun sequence genomic region:
- the LOC8070662 gene encoding O-methyltransferase ZRP4 — MGSITEQQQCTDQQGLLDAQLELWHSTFAFIKSMAFKSALQLGIADAIHCHGGTATLTQIATKAALHPSKTPCLRRLMRVLTVAGIFSIAAKTSSDDDDDDDGGDHVYGLTPASRLLVGSSQNLTPTLSLILDNVFVSPFLDLGTWFEHELPAADLPLFELSHGKNVWDVVGHDPSMSQLFNAGMVADTSFLMDIAIRECGGVVFQGISSLVDVGGGHGAAAQAISVAFPGIQCTVMDLAHVVATAPACAGLSFVAGDMFEAIPPANAVFLKWIMHDWSDTECVTILRNCKKAIPPRDAGGKVIIVDTVVGAGPPNLKNRETQVMSDIFFMIVNGTERDEQEWRKIIFEAGFSDYKIIPVLGVRSIIELYP, encoded by the exons ATGGGGTCCATCACGGAGCAACAACAATGCACCGATCAGCAAGGCTTGCTCGACGCTCAGCTCGAGCTCTGGCACAGCACATTCGCCTTCATCAAGTCCATGGCGTTCAAGTCCGCGTTGCAGCTCGGCATCGCCGACGCCATCCATTGCCATGGCGGCACTGCCACTCTCACCCAGATAGCCACCAAGGCCGCGCTCCACCCGTCCAAGACACCATGCCTGCGCAGGCTCATGCGCGTCCTCACAGTCGCCGGCATCTTCAGCATCGCCGCCAAGACCTCgtctgacgacgacgacgacgacgacggtggtGACCACGTCTACGGCCTCACTCCGGCGTCTCGACTTCTCGTCGGCTCGTCACAGAACCTGACTCCAACTCTGAGCCTGATCCTTGACAACGTCTTCGTGTCCCCGTTCCTTGACCTTGGCACGTGGTTCGAGCACGAGCTGCCGGCGGCAGACCTGCCGCTCTTCGAGCTGTCCCATGGGAAGAACGTGTGGGACGTCGTCGGCCACGACCCGTCCATGAGCCAGCTCTTCAACGCTGGCATGGTCGCGGACACCAGCTTCCTCATGGACATCGCCATCAGGGAGTGCGGTGGCGTCGTCTTCCAGGGGATCAGCTCCCTGGTCGACGTCGGCGGGGGCCATGGCGCGGCGGCGCAGGCCATCTCAGTGGCGTTCCCTGGCATACAGTGCACCGTGATGGATCTTGCACACGTCGTCGCCACTGCTCCTGCTTGCGCCGGGCTCAGTTTCGTTGCTGGTGACATGTTTGAGGCCATTCCACCAGCGAATGCAGTCTTCCTCaag TGGATTATGCACGATTGGAGTGACACTGAGTGTGTCACAATACTAAGGAACTGCAAGAAAGCTATACCACCACGAGATGCAGGCGGCAAGGTGATCATAGTAGATACCGTGGTTGGTGCAGGGCCTCCAAATCTTAAGAATAGAGAGACACAGGTCATGTCTGATATCTTCTTTATGATTGTCAATGGCACTGAGAGAGATGAGCAAGAATGGAGGAAAATTATCTTTGAAGCTGGTTTCAGTGACTACAAGATCATACCAGTTTTAGGTGTTCGATCAATCATCGAGCTCTACCCCTGA